In one Pseudomonas sp. SG20056 genomic region, the following are encoded:
- a CDS encoding glutathione S-transferase N-terminal domain-containing protein yields the protein MGVTNRLACYSDPADHYSHRVRIVLAEKGVSAEIISVEKDRYPAKLLEVNPYASLPTLVDRDLALYESTVVMEYLDERYPHPPLLPVYPVARANSRLLIHRIQRDWCAQVDLILDPRSKEPARALARKELRESLTGVSPLFADKAYFLSEELSLVDCCLLPILWRLPILGIELPKPAKPLLDYMDRQFAREAFQASLSPVERDMR from the coding sequence ATGGGCGTGACCAATCGGTTGGCCTGTTACTCCGACCCCGCCGACCACTATTCCCACCGCGTACGCATTGTGCTCGCCGAGAAGGGTGTCAGCGCCGAGATCATTAGTGTCGAAAAGGACCGCTACCCGGCCAAGCTGCTGGAGGTTAACCCCTACGCCAGCCTGCCGACCCTGGTGGATCGCGATTTGGCTCTGTATGAGTCGACTGTGGTGATGGAATACCTGGATGAGCGTTACCCGCATCCGCCGCTGTTGCCGGTGTATCCGGTGGCGCGGGCCAATAGCCGTCTGCTGATCCATCGCATTCAGCGTGACTGGTGCGCGCAGGTGGACCTGATTCTCGACCCGCGCAGCAAAGAGCCGGCCCGTGCCCTGGCGCGCAAAGAGCTGCGCGAGAGTCTAACGGGCGTATCGCCGCTGTTTGCCGACAAAGCGTACTTCCTTAGTGAGGAATTGAGCCTGGTGGATTGCTGTCTGCTGCCGATTCTTTGGCGTTTGCCGATTCTGGGGATAGAGTTGCCAAAGCCGGCTAAGCCTTTGCTGGACTATATGGACCGTCAGTTTGCTCGTGAAGCGTTCCAGGCCAGTCTGTCGCCTGTCGAACGTGATATGCGTTAA
- a CDS encoding phosphoheptose isomerase, translating to MDMQARIRHLFQASIETKQQAMEVLIPFIEQGSQAMVQALLSEGKILSCGNGGSAGDAQHFSSELLNRFERERPSLPAIALTTDSSTITSIANDYSYNEVFSKQIRALGQPGDVLLAISTSGNSANVIQAIQAAHDREMTVVALTGRDGGGMASLLLPEDVEIRVPSKVTARIQEVHLLAIHCLCDLIDSQLFGSEE from the coding sequence ATGGACATGCAAGCCCGTATTCGCCACCTGTTCCAAGCCAGCATTGAAACCAAGCAGCAGGCTATGGAAGTGCTCATCCCCTTTATCGAGCAAGGCAGCCAGGCCATGGTTCAGGCACTGCTCAGTGAGGGCAAGATCCTCTCCTGCGGCAATGGCGGCTCAGCCGGCGACGCCCAGCATTTCTCTTCCGAGCTGCTCAATCGCTTCGAGCGTGAACGCCCGAGCCTGCCGGCTATCGCCCTGACCACCGACAGCTCGACCATCACCTCAATCGCCAACGATTACAGCTACAACGAGGTGTTCTCCAAACAGATTCGCGCCCTCGGCCAACCAGGCGACGTGCTGCTGGCGATCTCCACCAGCGGCAACTCGGCCAACGTGATACAGGCCATCCAGGCCGCACACGACCGCGAGATGACCGTGGTAGCCCTTACCGGCCGCGATGGTGGCGGCATGGCCTCGCTGCTGCTGCCAGAAGACGTGGAGATCCGCGTTCCTTCGAAAGTCACTGCACGCATTCAGGAAGTCCACTTGCTGGCCATCCACTGCCTGTGCGACCTGATCGACAGCCAACTGTTTGGGAGTGAAGAATGA
- a CDS encoding cytochrome c1 yields the protein MKKLFAALVIAAMPALALGAGSGYPLDKVEIDLTDKAALQDGARTFANYCMGCHSAQYQRYERVADDIGVPHEVMLENLVFTGAKIGEHMNIGMKPADAKAWFGAAPPDLTLVARVRGNDWLYTYLRTFYDDPARPLGANNKVFPNVGMPNVLVGLQGKQVIGCKQVQVVEDGKKLFDPLTGTPITHEACDQLTVEPKTGTLSTEEFDEKIQNLVTFLAYSANPVKLKSQRIGTYVLLYLAFFFVFAYLLKREYWKDVH from the coding sequence ATGAAAAAGCTATTTGCTGCACTCGTAATTGCTGCAATGCCAGCCCTTGCTCTTGGCGCTGGTAGTGGTTATCCGCTGGATAAAGTGGAAATCGATCTGACTGACAAAGCGGCTCTGCAGGATGGTGCGCGTACGTTCGCCAACTACTGCATGGGTTGCCACTCGGCGCAATACCAGCGCTATGAGCGTGTTGCTGATGACATTGGCGTTCCGCATGAAGTCATGCTGGAGAATCTGGTGTTCACTGGTGCGAAGATTGGCGAGCACATGAATATCGGTATGAAGCCGGCTGATGCCAAGGCCTGGTTTGGTGCTGCGCCGCCGGATCTGACTCTGGTTGCGCGTGTGCGTGGTAATGACTGGTTGTATACCTACCTGCGTACCTTCTATGACGATCCAGCTCGTCCGCTGGGTGCCAACAACAAGGTCTTCCCGAACGTCGGCATGCCGAACGTGCTGGTAGGTCTGCAGGGTAAGCAGGTGATTGGTTGCAAGCAGGTGCAAGTGGTTGAGGATGGCAAGAAGCTGTTCGATCCGCTGACCGGTACGCCGATCACTCACGAAGCCTGTGACCAGCTGACTGTTGAACCAAAGACTGGCACGCTGAGCACTGAAGAGTTCGACGAGAAGATCCAGAACCTGGTGACTTTTCTCGCGTACTCGGCTAACCCGGTCAAGTTGAAAAGTCAGCGCATCGGTACCTACGTTCTGCTGTATCTTGCCTTCTTCTTCGTATTCGCCTATCTGCTCAAGCGCGAGTACTGGAAGGACGTGCATTAA
- a CDS encoding YraN family protein: MSERISTQQRGDAAEAQARQHLEQHGLRLLAQNWRCRLGELDLVMLDADTVVFVEVRYRRHSAWGGAAESVDARKREKLSRAAQHFLQQESRWAKYPCRFDVIAINADSQAPAQLDWIQNAFDT; this comes from the coding sequence TTGAGCGAGCGCATCAGCACGCAACAACGCGGAGACGCTGCCGAAGCCCAGGCACGGCAGCATCTCGAGCAGCACGGCCTGCGCCTGCTGGCGCAGAATTGGCGCTGTCGCCTCGGCGAGCTCGATCTGGTCATGCTCGACGCCGATACAGTAGTATTCGTAGAAGTTCGCTATCGGCGCCATAGCGCCTGGGGCGGCGCGGCAGAGAGCGTGGATGCACGCAAACGTGAGAAACTCAGCCGCGCTGCTCAGCACTTCCTGCAACAAGAATCACGCTGGGCCAAGTACCCATGCCGTTTTGATGTGATTGCCATAAACGCCGACAGCCAAGCCCCCGCGCAACTGGACTGGATTCAAAACGCCTTTGATACCTGA
- a CDS encoding ClpXP protease specificity-enhancing factor yields the protein MKSSRPYLVRALYEWIVDNDCTPHLLVNAEFAGVQVPAGFASDGQIVLNVSPTAVRHLHMDNEAVSFEGRFAGVPQSLYIPAAAVLAIYARENGQGMVFDTESPMLDGDEIEDPDEQSPPDDEPPRPSGRPSLKVVK from the coding sequence ATGAAGTCGAGTCGTCCTTATCTGGTTCGTGCCCTCTATGAGTGGATCGTGGACAACGACTGCACCCCGCACCTGCTGGTCAACGCCGAGTTTGCCGGCGTGCAGGTGCCTGCCGGGTTTGCCAGTGATGGGCAGATCGTCCTGAATGTCTCGCCGACTGCCGTGCGTCATCTGCATATGGATAACGAGGCGGTGAGCTTCGAGGGGCGCTTTGCCGGGGTGCCGCAAAGCCTGTATATCCCAGCGGCTGCCGTGCTGGCGATCTATGCGCGGGAGAACGGTCAGGGCATGGTGTTTGATACGGAATCGCCGATGCTTGATGGCGATGAAATCGAAGATCCGGATGAGCAAAGCCCGCCGGATGATGAACCGCCGCGCCCCAGTGGCAGGCCTAGTCTGAAAGTGGTCAAGTAA
- a CDS encoding acyl-CoA dehydrogenase family protein, with product MIPRTIFSSEHEQFRDSVRKFLEQEAVPFHHQWEKDGHIDRALWNKAGEAGMLCSHIPEEYGGMSADFLYSTVVIEEVGRLGLTGIGFSLHSDIVAPYILHYGSEAQKQHYLPKLVSGEMVTAIAMTEPGAGSDLQGVKTTAVLDGDEYVINGSKTFITNGFLADLVIVVAKTDPKAGAKGTSLFLVEANTPGFSKGKRLEKVGMKAQDTSELFFQDVRVPKENLLGQAGMGFAYLMQELPQERLTVGIGALASAEAALKWTLEYTRERKAFGKAIGDFQNTRFKLAEMATEIQVGRVFVDRCLELHLNKKLDVPTAAMLKYWGTDLQCKVLDECVQLHGGYGYMWEYPVARAWADARVQRIYAGTNEIMKEIIARSL from the coding sequence ATGATTCCCAGAACGATTTTCAGCTCCGAACACGAACAGTTTCGCGACAGCGTGCGCAAGTTCCTTGAGCAGGAAGCCGTGCCTTTTCACCATCAGTGGGAGAAGGATGGCCACATCGATCGTGCGCTGTGGAACAAAGCGGGAGAGGCGGGGATGCTCTGCTCGCATATCCCGGAAGAGTACGGCGGTATGTCGGCAGACTTCCTCTATAGCACTGTGGTGATCGAGGAGGTTGGGCGTCTGGGGCTGACCGGCATCGGCTTCTCGCTGCACTCGGATATCGTTGCACCTTACATCCTGCATTACGGCAGCGAAGCGCAGAAGCAGCACTACCTGCCCAAGCTGGTGTCCGGTGAAATGGTCACTGCCATCGCCATGACCGAACCGGGTGCCGGTTCCGACCTGCAGGGAGTAAAAACCACCGCCGTGCTGGATGGTGACGAGTATGTGATCAACGGTTCGAAGACTTTCATCACCAACGGCTTTCTTGCCGACCTGGTGATCGTGGTGGCCAAGACCGATCCGAAAGCCGGGGCTAAAGGCACCAGCCTGTTTCTGGTCGAGGCCAACACCCCAGGTTTCTCCAAGGGCAAGCGTCTGGAGAAAGTCGGTATGAAGGCTCAGGACACCTCCGAGCTGTTCTTCCAGGATGTGCGCGTGCCCAAGGAAAACCTGCTGGGTCAGGCCGGTATGGGCTTCGCCTATCTGATGCAGGAGCTGCCGCAGGAACGTCTGACCGTTGGTATTGGTGCTCTGGCGTCAGCCGAGGCGGCGCTCAAGTGGACGCTCGAATACACCCGCGAGCGCAAGGCCTTCGGCAAGGCAATTGGTGACTTTCAGAATACCCGCTTCAAATTGGCCGAGATGGCCACAGAGATTCAGGTGGGTCGGGTGTTTGTTGATCGCTGCCTGGAATTGCACCTCAATAAGAAGCTGGATGTGCCGACCGCTGCGATGCTCAAGTACTGGGGTACAGACCTGCAGTGCAAGGTGCTGGATGAGTGTGTGCAGCTGCATGGTGGCTACGGCTATATGTGGGAATACCCGGTGGCGCGTGCCTGGGCCGATGCGCGGGTGCAGCGCATCTACGCTGGCACCAACGAGATCATGAAAGAGATCATCGCCCGCTCGCTGTGA
- the rpsI gene encoding 30S ribosomal protein S9, translating to MSATQNYGTGRRKTATARVFLRAGTGKISINNRTLDGFFGRETARMVVRQPLELVEMTEKFDIFVTVIGGGVSGQAGAIRHGITRALMDYDEALRPALRKAGFVTRDAREVERKKVGLRKARKRPQYSKR from the coding sequence ATGTCGGCGACTCAAAATTACGGCACTGGCCGTCGCAAGACTGCAACCGCTCGCGTTTTCCTGCGTGCGGGCACTGGCAAAATCTCCATCAACAATCGCACTCTTGATGGTTTCTTCGGTCGCGAAACTGCCCGCATGGTAGTTCGTCAGCCGCTGGAACTGGTTGAGATGACCGAGAAGTTCGATATCTTCGTTACCGTAATCGGTGGCGGTGTAAGTGGTCAGGCTGGCGCAATCCGCCACGGCATCACTCGCGCCCTGATGGACTACGACGAAGCTCTGCGTCCTGCACTGCGTAAAGCTGGCTTCGTGACTCGCGACGCCCGTGAAGTTGAGCGTAAGAAGGTTGGTCTGCGTAAGGCGCGTAAGCGTCCGCAGTACTCCAAGCGTTAA
- a CDS encoding NADP(H)-dependent aldo-keto reductase — protein sequence MDYRQLGRTDLKVSSLCLGTMTWGEQNSASEGIAQIERAKAYGVNFIDTAEMYPVPPRAETYSKTEQIIGDYFKQRGDRADWVLASKIAGPGNGIGYIRDGQLKHNRAHIVAALDASLKRLQTDWIDLYQLHWPERPTNYFGQLGYRHQDSDFTPLEETLEALDEQVKAGKIRHIGLSNETPWGAMKFLQLAEQRGWPRAVSIQNPYNLLNRSFEVGLAEVAIREQCGLLAYSPLAFGMLSGKYANGARPANARISLFSRFARYTNPESESACARYVALAREHGLDPAQMALAFVTAHPFVTSNIIGATSLEQLDSNLASSELTLSAEVLAGIEAIHKAQPNPAP from the coding sequence ATGGATTACCGTCAACTCGGCCGCACTGATCTCAAGGTCAGCAGCCTGTGCCTGGGCACCATGACCTGGGGTGAGCAGAATAGCGCCAGCGAAGGCATCGCCCAGATCGAACGCGCCAAGGCCTACGGGGTGAACTTCATCGATACCGCCGAGATGTACCCAGTACCGCCACGCGCCGAAACCTACAGCAAGACCGAACAAATCATCGGTGACTACTTCAAGCAGCGCGGTGATCGTGCCGATTGGGTGCTGGCCAGCAAGATCGCCGGCCCTGGCAATGGCATCGGCTATATCCGCGACGGTCAGCTCAAACACAACCGTGCGCATATCGTTGCGGCACTGGATGCCAGCCTCAAGCGCCTGCAAACCGACTGGATTGACCTATACCAGCTGCACTGGCCGGAACGCCCAACCAATTATTTCGGCCAGCTAGGTTATCGCCACCAGGACAGCGATTTCACGCCACTGGAAGAAACCCTGGAAGCCTTGGACGAGCAGGTCAAGGCCGGCAAGATCCGCCATATTGGCCTGTCCAATGAAACGCCTTGGGGCGCCATGAAATTCCTGCAACTGGCCGAGCAACGCGGCTGGCCGCGTGCAGTCTCGATCCAAAACCCCTACAACCTGCTCAACCGCAGCTTCGAGGTTGGCCTGGCGGAAGTGGCAATTCGCGAACAATGCGGCCTGCTCGCCTACTCGCCCCTGGCCTTCGGCATGCTCAGCGGTAAGTACGCAAACGGCGCACGCCCCGCCAATGCGCGCATCAGCCTGTTTAGCCGCTTTGCTCGCTACACCAACCCGGAGTCTGAAAGTGCTTGCGCACGTTACGTCGCCCTGGCGCGCGAGCATGGTCTTGATCCCGCGCAGATGGCCCTGGCCTTTGTCACCGCGCACCCCTTCGTCACCAGCAATATCATTGGCGCGACCAGCCTGGAGCAGCTGGACAGCAACCTGGCCAGCAGCGAACTGACACTCTCCGCCGAGGTACTGGCTGGCATCGAGGCGATTCACAAAGCCCAGCCCAACCCTGCCCCCTAA
- a CDS encoding BON domain-containing protein has protein sequence MTRSPLILAALALTLALAGCGNRSVGNKIDDQFIPSEVSSSVARAHIDLTSPTSHIIVTSYNGVVLLAGQTPRNELKGLAEQAARRVGNVKKVHNELQVLQPTSLLVRSNDSLLTSRIKTQMLADSAVPGTRIKVITENGIVYMLGLVSQAEASHATNLVQSVSGVQKVVKLFEYTN, from the coding sequence ATGACCCGCTCACCATTAATCCTCGCCGCTTTGGCGCTGACCCTTGCGCTGGCCGGCTGCGGCAACCGCAGTGTCGGCAATAAGATCGACGACCAGTTCATTCCCTCGGAAGTCAGCTCCAGCGTGGCACGTGCGCACATCGATCTGACCAGTCCGACCTCACACATCATCGTCACCAGCTACAACGGCGTGGTGCTCCTGGCCGGCCAGACACCGCGCAACGAGCTCAAAGGCTTGGCTGAACAAGCAGCTCGCCGAGTCGGCAATGTGAAAAAGGTGCACAACGAACTGCAAGTCCTGCAACCCACCTCACTTCTGGTGCGCAGCAATGACTCATTGCTGACCAGCCGAATCAAAACCCAAATGCTGGCGGACAGCGCCGTGCCAGGTACACGCATCAAGGTGATCACCGAAAATGGCATCGTCTATATGCTCGGCCTGGTCTCGCAGGCGGAAGCCAGTCATGCTACCAACCTGGTACAGAGTGTCTCTGGGGTGCAGAAAGTCGTGAAGCTGTTCGAGTACACCAACTGA
- a CDS encoding cytochrome bc complex cytochrome b subunit, whose translation MSKFMEWVDARFPATKMWEDHLSKYYAPKNFNFFYFFGSLALLVLVNQIVTGVWLTMSYTPSAEQAFASVEYIMRDVEYGWILRYLHSTGASAFFVVVYLHMFRGLLYGSYQKPRELVWIFGMLIYLMLMAEAFMGYLLPWGQMSYWGAQVIISLFGAIPVIGADLTQWIRGDYLISGITLNRFFALHVVALPIVILGLVVLHILALHEVGSNNPDGVDIKKKKDENGIPLDGIAFHPYYTVKDIVGVVVFLFIFCFVIFFFPEMGGYFLEKPNFEAANPFKTPEHIAPVWYFTPFYAILRAVPDKLLGVIAMGAAIAVLFVLPWLDRSPVKSMRYKGWMSKVWLLIFCVSFVILGVLGVLAPTPGRTLLSQVCTFLYFAYFILMPFYTKIEKTKPVPERVTG comes from the coding sequence ATGAGTAAATTCATGGAATGGGTCGATGCGCGCTTTCCCGCGACCAAGATGTGGGAAGACCATCTGTCCAAGTACTACGCCCCAAAGAACTTCAATTTCTTCTACTTCTTCGGTTCCCTGGCGCTGCTGGTTTTGGTCAATCAGATCGTTACCGGTGTCTGGCTGACCATGAGCTACACCCCGTCGGCTGAACAGGCGTTTGCTTCGGTCGAATACATCATGCGTGATGTGGAGTACGGCTGGATCTTGCGCTACCTGCATTCCACCGGTGCTTCGGCGTTCTTCGTGGTGGTCTACCTGCACATGTTCCGCGGTCTGCTCTACGGCTCCTATCAGAAGCCGCGTGAGTTGGTGTGGATCTTCGGCATGCTGATCTACCTGATGCTGATGGCAGAAGCCTTCATGGGTTACCTGCTGCCATGGGGACAGATGTCCTACTGGGGCGCCCAGGTGATCATCTCGCTGTTCGGTGCCATTCCGGTGATCGGTGCGGACCTGACTCAGTGGATCCGTGGTGACTACCTGATTTCCGGCATTACCCTGAACCGCTTCTTCGCCCTGCACGTTGTGGCGCTGCCGATCGTAATTCTTGGCCTGGTAGTTCTGCACATCCTGGCTCTGCATGAAGTCGGCTCGAACAACCCGGACGGCGTTGATATCAAGAAGAAGAAGGACGAGAACGGCATTCCGCTCGACGGCATCGCCTTCCACCCTTACTACACCGTGAAAGATATCGTCGGTGTTGTGGTGTTCCTGTTTATCTTCTGCTTCGTGATCTTCTTCTTCCCGGAAATGGGTGGTTACTTCCTCGAGAAGCCGAACTTCGAAGCGGCCAACCCGTTCAAGACACCTGAGCACATTGCGCCGGTTTGGTACTTCACGCCGTTCTACGCGATTCTGCGTGCGGTGCCGGACAAGCTGTTGGGTGTAATTGCCATGGGCGCAGCTATCGCTGTGCTGTTCGTGCTGCCGTGGCTGGATCGTAGCCCGGTCAAGTCGATGCGCTACAAGGGCTGGATGAGCAAGGTCTGGTTGCTGATCTTCTGCGTGTCCTTCGTGATTCTCGGTGTGCTGGGTGTACTGGCGCCGACACCAGGCCGTACGTTGCTGTCGCAGGTGTGTACCTTCCTGTACTTCGCGTACTTCATCCTGATGCCGTTCTATACCAAAATCGAGAAGACCAAACCGGTTCCGGAAAGGGTGACTGGCTGA
- the rplM gene encoding 50S ribosomal protein L13 encodes MKTFTAKPETVKRDWFVVDAAGQTLGRLATEVASRLRGKHKPEYTPHVDTGDYIVIINAEQIRVTGAKTTDKMYYSHSGFPGGIKSINFEKLIAKAPERVIETAVKGMLPKNPLGRDMYRKLKVYAGAAHPHTAQQPQELKF; translated from the coding sequence ATGAAAACTTTTACTGCTAAACCGGAAACAGTTAAGCGCGACTGGTTTGTCGTCGACGCTGCAGGTCAGACCCTGGGTCGTCTGGCTACCGAAGTTGCAAGCCGTCTGCGTGGCAAGCACAAGCCTGAATACACTCCGCACGTTGATACTGGTGACTACATCGTCATCATCAACGCTGAGCAGATTCGCGTTACCGGTGCCAAGACCACTGACAAGATGTACTACTCCCACTCAGGTTTCCCGGGCGGCATCAAGTCGATCAACTTCGAAAAGCTGATCGCTAAAGCCCCTGAGCGCGTGATCGAGACCGCGGTTAAAGGCATGCTGCCGAAGAACCCGCTGGGTCGCGACATGTATCGTAAGCTGAAAGTGTATGCGGGCGCTGCTCACCCCCACACTGCTCAGCAGCCCCAAGAACTGAAGTTTTAA
- a CDS encoding penicillin-binding protein activator, producing MIACLRPISILCLAGLLAACASQPSSTLGELPRTPQASIEQLLQQATESPIEQATTLRLSAADLAYKQKDLARASSILEQVQLESLKPAQQIYASTLRAELDMGRDKPKAALRALSHPSMERLGELPVEQQVRSQLVRANALQATGQILAAARERAYIAPLLSGASATDNQETIWALVSSLPQSELQASGDADLDGWLELARAAKSAGTLEQQQTAIDAWVAANPQHPAAQQLPQALVELKKLSSQPLTEIALLLPQDGQLASVARALRDGFLAAHYQAQQAGQNPPNIQIFDSSRIGSMDAFYAQAQATGVQLVIGPLEKNLVSQLSSREQLPITTLALNYSEGSQEGPAQLFQFGLAAEDEAREVARRAWADGMRRAVALVPNGEWGDRVLAAFRQSWQAQGGTLIAAEHVDQPVELARQIADLFQLRESEARSKRLQNTLGTSVAAAPSRRRDVDFIFLAATPQQAQQIKPTLAFQYAGDVPVYATSHLFTGTYNQAQYIDLNGIMFCETPWLLNVNDPLRQQASTQWPQAGGSLGRLYAMGADAFQLAPRLNQLKALPETRLQGLSGNLSLNPSQRIERQLRWAEFRDGQVQPLPDSIN from the coding sequence ATGATCGCCTGCCTGCGCCCCATCTCTATTCTCTGCCTTGCCGGCCTGCTCGCCGCCTGCGCCAGCCAGCCTTCATCGACCCTGGGCGAGCTGCCACGCACGCCGCAAGCCAGCATCGAACAACTGCTGCAGCAAGCGACCGAAAGCCCCATCGAGCAGGCCACAACACTGCGCCTGTCGGCGGCCGATCTGGCCTATAAGCAGAAAGACCTGGCTCGCGCCAGCAGCATTCTTGAACAGGTGCAGCTGGAAAGCCTGAAGCCCGCCCAGCAGATCTACGCCAGCACCCTGCGCGCAGAGTTAGACATGGGCCGCGACAAACCCAAGGCTGCCCTGCGCGCCCTCAGCCACCCGAGCATGGAACGTCTCGGCGAGCTACCGGTTGAACAACAGGTACGCAGCCAGCTGGTACGCGCCAACGCCCTGCAGGCCACCGGACAAATCCTGGCAGCAGCGCGCGAGCGCGCCTATATCGCGCCACTGCTGAGTGGCGCCAGCGCCACAGACAATCAGGAAACCATCTGGGCACTGGTTTCCAGCCTGCCACAAAGCGAACTGCAAGCCAGCGGTGATGCAGACCTCGACGGCTGGCTGGAGCTGGCCCGCGCCGCCAAGAGCGCCGGCACCCTGGAGCAGCAGCAAACCGCCATTGATGCCTGGGTCGCCGCAAACCCGCAGCACCCTGCCGCGCAACAACTGCCGCAGGCGCTGGTCGAGCTGAAAAAACTCTCCAGCCAACCGCTGACTGAGATTGCCCTGCTGCTGCCACAGGATGGCCAACTGGCCAGCGTGGCCCGCGCCTTGCGCGATGGTTTCCTGGCAGCGCACTACCAGGCGCAACAAGCCGGGCAGAACCCGCCGAACATTCAGATTTTCGACAGCTCGCGCATCGGCTCGATGGACGCCTTCTATGCCCAGGCTCAGGCCACCGGCGTGCAGCTGGTGATCGGCCCACTGGAAAAGAACCTAGTCAGCCAGCTGAGCAGCCGTGAACAACTGCCCATCACAACTCTCGCGTTGAATTACAGCGAAGGGAGCCAGGAAGGCCCGGCGCAACTATTCCAGTTCGGCCTCGCTGCCGAGGACGAAGCCCGCGAAGTCGCCCGACGCGCCTGGGCCGATGGCATGCGCCGCGCCGTAGCACTGGTGCCCAACGGTGAATGGGGCGACCGCGTGCTCGCAGCCTTCCGCCAAAGCTGGCAAGCCCAAGGCGGCACCCTGATCGCCGCAGAGCATGTTGATCAGCCAGTCGAACTGGCCCGACAGATCGCCGACCTGTTCCAACTGCGCGAGAGCGAAGCCCGCAGCAAGCGCCTGCAAAACACCCTGGGCACCTCGGTTGCCGCTGCACCGTCGCGCCGCCGTGATGTCGACTTCATCTTTCTCGCCGCCACGCCGCAGCAGGCTCAGCAGATCAAACCGACTCTGGCCTTCCAGTACGCCGGCGATGTGCCGGTGTATGCCACGTCGCACCTGTTTACCGGCACCTACAACCAGGCGCAGTACATTGACCTCAACGGCATCATGTTCTGCGAAACGCCTTGGCTGCTGAACGTCAACGACCCGCTGCGCCAGCAGGCCAGCACGCAGTGGCCGCAGGCCGGCGGCAGCCTAGGCCGCCTCTACGCCATGGGCGCCGATGCCTTCCAGCTGGCGCCACGCCTGAACCAGCTCAAGGCTCTGCCAGAGACTCGCCTGCAAGGCCTGTCCGGCAACCTGAGCTTGAACCCCAGCCAGCGCATCGAGCGGCAACTGCGCTGGGCCGAGTTCCGTGATGGCCAGGTTCAGCCGCTGCCCGATAGCATCAATTGA
- the petA gene encoding ubiquinol-cytochrome c reductase iron-sulfur subunit has protein sequence MSNDGVNAGRRRFLVAATSVVGAAGAVGAAVPFVGSWFPSAKAKAAGAPVKVNVSKIEPGQQMVAEWRGQPVFIVRRTEEILSNLVKIEGQLADFDSKASEQPSYVDPKTRSIKPEVLLLVGLCTHLGCAPSFRPEVAPADLGADWVGGYFCPCHGSRYDLAGRVYKAQPAPLNLPVPPHTYESDDVIIIGVDQEQA, from the coding sequence ATGAGCAATGACGGCGTGAATGCAGGCCGGCGTCGCTTTCTGGTAGCGGCCACCTCTGTGGTGGGCGCTGCAGGAGCGGTGGGTGCCGCGGTCCCGTTCGTAGGGTCCTGGTTCCCAAGCGCCAAGGCTAAAGCTGCCGGAGCACCTGTAAAGGTGAACGTCAGCAAGATCGAGCCTGGCCAGCAGATGGTTGCCGAGTGGCGGGGGCAGCCGGTGTTTATCGTGCGCCGTACCGAGGAAATTCTCAGTAACTTGGTGAAAATCGAAGGTCAGCTCGCTGACTTCGACTCCAAGGCCTCCGAGCAGCCGAGTTATGTCGATCCGAAAACCCGTTCGATCAAGCCGGAAGTACTGCTTCTGGTAGGCCTGTGCACCCACCTGGGTTGCGCGCCATCCTTCCGTCCGGAAGTGGCGCCAGCAGACCTCGGTGCTGATTGGGTCGGTGGCTATTTCTGCCCATGCCACGGTTCACGCTACGACCTCGCAGGTCGCGTGTACAAGGCTCAGCCTGCACCCTTGAACCTGCCAGTGCCGCCGCACACATACGAGTCGGATGATGTGATCATCATCGGTGTGGATCAGGAGCAAGCATGA